A single window of Archangium gephyra DNA harbors:
- a CDS encoding SH3 domain-containing protein — protein MSQPVLFNSRGERVALGPEVGRGGEGVVYVLPRDAQRVAKVYLTAPPAEQGQKLAWMAAHAPPGVEKLAAWPHEVLHEGRAGGPVRGFTMPRVSGLKPIHLLYSTASRRKEFPTADWSFLVQTALNCASVFEELHAVGHLVGDVNESNLLVSPRDATVRLIDCDSFQIRADKRVYRCGVGVPLFTPPELQGQAFGGLERTPSHEGFSLGVLLFHLLFLGRHPFTGVFTGQGEMTPERAIREFRFAYGRNARALQMTPPAIHLPLETLTPELARLFEDAFAPDAPRVGRPSATEWYRALQALARSLRSCAQEPTHKYPQHLPSCPWCQMMATRGVAFFGSPQNTAPGPQGFTCTFQELEPLWTESQRLLAPNLLTPVAPPPMPALPDRLPAELQAEVDRVRQASVAMLVGGVLATVGWWVVMLASARVGGLLLVPGCTLLGSASVVWWLSRKHQRLPVEVAEQQGLLRQAEGALAAAQAEAERFKEELQRMGDRARQLLHGLRAEYGKLQPEFEAEQRRQLQHREAMQREQFLRGALIEDHEIESIKQGLKSNLVRWGIESAYDVLKEDVRQVPGFGEVRSTRLIAWAKEVEKGFRFDPGLAVSEAERRALVSHFLQRKASLRARLESEVAPLRAWSREMTKRSGELAAKLEEAQQGVMRATLGMPAARPAVEAALKPPAWEDRRVLLAMVLAVILGGVVGLVNRTTGTEEPVKGAPPPAAQAPEEPTEAAVLPLDCLAREAATTGAPVLERLAAGSRLEVVEEEGGWRKVVLAGGREGWTGPGCWSPP, from the coding sequence GTGTCCCAGCCCGTCCTCTTCAATTCGCGGGGTGAGCGGGTGGCCCTGGGCCCGGAGGTGGGGCGCGGGGGCGAGGGCGTGGTGTACGTGCTGCCCAGGGATGCCCAGCGCGTGGCGAAGGTGTACCTGACGGCGCCGCCGGCCGAGCAGGGCCAGAAGCTGGCGTGGATGGCGGCCCATGCGCCGCCGGGCGTGGAGAAGCTGGCGGCCTGGCCGCACGAGGTGCTGCACGAGGGCCGCGCGGGAGGTCCGGTGCGGGGCTTCACCATGCCCCGGGTGAGCGGCCTCAAGCCCATCCACCTGCTGTACTCCACGGCGAGCCGCCGCAAGGAGTTCCCCACCGCGGACTGGTCCTTCCTCGTCCAGACGGCGCTCAACTGCGCCAGCGTCTTCGAGGAGTTGCACGCGGTTGGCCACCTGGTGGGGGACGTCAACGAGAGCAACCTGCTGGTGTCGCCGCGGGACGCCACGGTGCGGCTGATCGACTGCGACTCGTTCCAGATTCGCGCGGACAAGCGGGTGTACCGCTGCGGGGTGGGCGTGCCGCTCTTCACGCCTCCCGAGCTGCAGGGCCAGGCCTTCGGGGGGCTGGAGCGGACGCCCTCGCACGAGGGCTTCAGCCTGGGGGTGCTGCTCTTCCACCTGCTGTTCCTGGGGCGCCACCCCTTCACGGGCGTCTTCACGGGGCAGGGGGAGATGACGCCGGAGCGGGCCATCCGCGAGTTCCGCTTCGCCTATGGCCGCAACGCGCGGGCGCTGCAGATGACGCCGCCGGCCATCCACCTGCCGCTGGAGACGCTGACGCCGGAGCTGGCCCGGCTCTTCGAGGATGCCTTCGCGCCGGACGCCCCGAGGGTGGGCCGGCCGAGCGCCACCGAGTGGTACCGGGCGCTGCAGGCGCTGGCGCGCTCGCTGCGCAGCTGTGCCCAGGAGCCCACGCACAAGTATCCGCAGCACCTGCCGTCCTGCCCGTGGTGCCAGATGATGGCCACGCGCGGGGTGGCCTTCTTCGGCTCGCCGCAGAACACGGCACCGGGGCCCCAGGGCTTCACCTGCACCTTCCAGGAGCTGGAGCCGCTGTGGACGGAGTCGCAACGGCTGCTGGCGCCGAACCTCCTCACGCCCGTGGCGCCTCCGCCGATGCCCGCGCTTCCGGACCGGCTGCCGGCGGAGCTCCAGGCCGAGGTGGATCGGGTGCGGCAGGCCAGCGTGGCCATGCTGGTGGGTGGGGTGCTCGCCACGGTGGGCTGGTGGGTGGTGATGCTGGCCTCCGCCAGGGTGGGCGGCTTGCTGTTGGTGCCGGGCTGCACGCTGTTGGGCAGTGCCTCGGTCGTGTGGTGGCTGAGCCGCAAGCACCAGCGGCTCCCGGTGGAGGTGGCCGAACAGCAGGGGCTGCTGCGGCAGGCGGAGGGGGCCCTGGCGGCGGCACAGGCCGAGGCCGAGCGCTTCAAGGAAGAGCTCCAGCGGATGGGGGATCGGGCGCGTCAGCTGCTGCACGGGCTGCGCGCGGAGTACGGCAAGCTGCAACCGGAGTTCGAGGCCGAGCAGCGGCGGCAGCTCCAGCACCGCGAGGCGATGCAGCGCGAGCAGTTCCTGCGGGGTGCCCTCATCGAGGACCATGAGATCGAGAGCATCAAGCAGGGGTTGAAGTCGAACCTGGTGCGCTGGGGCATCGAGTCCGCGTACGACGTCCTGAAGGAGGACGTGAGGCAGGTGCCGGGCTTCGGCGAGGTGCGGTCGACACGGCTGATCGCCTGGGCGAAGGAGGTGGAGAAGGGCTTCCGGTTCGATCCAGGGCTGGCGGTGAGCGAGGCGGAGCGGCGGGCGCTGGTGTCGCACTTCCTGCAGCGCAAGGCGTCGTTGCGCGCGCGGCTGGAGTCGGAGGTGGCGCCGCTGCGGGCGTGGTCGCGGGAGATGACGAAGCGCTCGGGCGAGCTGGCGGCGAAGCTGGAGGAGGCACAGCAGGGGGTGATGCGGGCCACGTTGGGAATGCCCGCGGCGCGGCCGGCGGTGGAGGCGGCGCTGAAGCCTCCGGCGTGGGAGGACCGGCGCGTCCTGCTGGCCATGGTCCTGGCGGTGATACTGGGAGGCGTGGTGGGACTGGTGAACCGGACCACGGGCACGGAGGAGCCAGTGAAGGGGGCACCGCCTCCCGCGGCGCAGGCGCCCGAGGAGCCCACCGAGGCGGCGGTGTTGCCGTTGGATTGCCTGGCCCGGGAGGCGGCCACCACCGGAGCGCCGGTGCTGGAGCGGCTGGCGGCGGGAAGCCGGCTGGAGGTGGTGGAGGAGGAGGGCGGGTGGCGCAAGGTGGTGCTCGCGGGAGGCCGCGAGGGGTGGACGGGCCCAGGTTGCTGGTCTCCGCCGTGA
- a CDS encoding SWIM zinc finger family protein — protein MIPLIFDYAIPSAFTSDRERAQLGLSPNLRRPLRFHGRIREHVLSVRLALQALGELIWSDDSWASTDEYLWGVLDPVVTVHRDRVFFEAFSQDQSAYGLVIVDRGLFETEGEVECGTTNVDFTAWLWAALGEMRSSRDTWLRIENPGLEVRTEGAGGRFEQKVELPEAWVRGFLQLQGAMALPGTRLTVRPVDLVAALRFLRFSHAKVSPRALRYVFEPGQPAALVLEPWEERIVLRGAEHGYEEPRTIRTWGRRRLRLLEPLLPYAHKVDVFLKGRALPSFYAVELPGVTWVLGLTGWSGQRFSGTGSFDLLTPDAPVTPGLKERVLAVLRERQAASVEALSQAVGADKPDTSRALFHLCRAGMTVFDVQRREYRHRELFETPVDEARLFPPDARRERANALLQGGRVKVESVTPRETRKIKWLRTPEGTERREIIHRDQVVVGAVAEQSQVELVLNDEERLIFATCGCDFFLENILNQGPCEHMLALLTASAGARRDLATSAAVSPEAEALSKPPRPTEEGGSGGAGEELDGDEG, from the coding sequence GTGATTCCGCTCATCTTCGACTACGCCATTCCCAGTGCCTTCACCTCGGACCGGGAGCGCGCGCAGCTCGGCCTGTCTCCCAACCTCCGCCGCCCGCTGCGCTTCCACGGCCGCATCCGCGAGCACGTCCTCTCCGTGAGGCTCGCGCTCCAGGCGCTTGGCGAGCTCATCTGGTCCGATGACTCCTGGGCCTCGACGGACGAATACCTCTGGGGCGTGCTCGATCCGGTCGTCACCGTCCACCGCGACCGCGTCTTCTTCGAGGCCTTCAGCCAGGACCAGAGCGCCTACGGCCTGGTCATCGTCGATCGGGGGCTGTTCGAGACGGAAGGGGAGGTGGAGTGCGGCACCACGAACGTCGACTTCACGGCGTGGCTGTGGGCGGCGCTGGGGGAGATGCGCTCCTCGCGAGACACGTGGTTGCGCATCGAGAATCCCGGCCTCGAGGTGCGCACGGAGGGCGCCGGAGGCCGCTTCGAGCAGAAGGTGGAGCTGCCGGAAGCGTGGGTACGTGGCTTCCTCCAGCTCCAGGGGGCCATGGCGCTGCCGGGGACGCGGCTCACCGTGCGCCCGGTGGATCTGGTCGCCGCACTGCGCTTCCTGCGCTTCAGCCATGCGAAGGTATCGCCGCGCGCGCTGCGCTATGTCTTCGAGCCCGGCCAGCCCGCGGCGCTGGTGCTGGAGCCCTGGGAGGAGCGCATCGTCCTGCGAGGGGCGGAGCACGGCTACGAGGAGCCCCGCACCATCCGCACCTGGGGACGCCGCCGGCTGCGGCTGCTCGAGCCGTTGCTGCCCTATGCCCACAAGGTGGACGTCTTCCTCAAGGGCCGGGCCCTGCCGAGCTTCTACGCCGTGGAGCTGCCCGGGGTGACGTGGGTGCTGGGGCTCACCGGGTGGAGCGGCCAGCGCTTCAGCGGCACGGGGAGCTTCGATCTGCTCACGCCGGACGCGCCGGTGACTCCGGGGCTGAAGGAGCGGGTGCTCGCCGTGCTGCGCGAGCGGCAGGCCGCCAGTGTGGAGGCCCTGTCGCAGGCGGTGGGGGCGGACAAGCCGGACACGAGCCGGGCGCTGTTCCACCTGTGCCGGGCGGGCATGACCGTCTTCGATGTGCAGCGCCGCGAGTACCGCCACCGCGAGCTCTTCGAGACACCCGTGGACGAGGCGCGCCTCTTCCCTCCGGACGCCCGGCGCGAGCGGGCCAACGCGCTGCTCCAGGGGGGCCGGGTGAAGGTGGAGTCCGTCACGCCGCGCGAGACGCGGAAGATCAAGTGGCTGCGCACACCTGAAGGGACGGAGCGCCGGGAGATCATCCATCGCGACCAGGTGGTGGTGGGCGCGGTCGCGGAGCAATCCCAGGTGGAGCTCGTCCTGAACGACGAGGAGCGGCTCATCTTCGCCACCTGTGGCTGTGACTTCTTCCTGGAGAACATCCTCAACCAGGGGCCGTGCGAGCACATGCTGGCGCTGCTGACGGCGAGCGCGGGAGCACGCCGGGACCTGGCGACCTCGGCCGCCGTGTCGCCGGAGGCCGAGGCGCTGTCGAAGCCTCCCCGTCCCACGGAGGAGGGCGGGAGCGGAGGAGCCGGAGAGGAGCTTGACGGTGATGAGGGCTAG
- a CDS encoding reverse transcriptase family protein gives MGFVDWLKGLFRPKPLMRDVSRLDREGGSLDAVQEEVRPESGPLKPGHLRTVRRDPRLLPKPKPKTPLRGKRKKWMAASESRRLFAGTLRTRNRHISDLLPDEAQLQRLGLPVWRDEGEVAVALGVSVKELRFFSIHREAERAPHYVSFSIPKRNGGRRLIMAPKRRLKALQRKLLPLLVDKLPVSGHAHGFRAGRSIRTGAEPHVGKAVVLKMDLADFFPSVTYVRVRGLLIALGYGYTVAATLAALMTEAERQPVEVNGVRLHVPVGPRACVQGAPTSPGLCNAVVRRLDLRLAGLARKHGFSFTRYADDLCFSGAHWRR, from the coding sequence ATGGGCTTCGTTGATTGGCTCAAGGGGCTCTTCCGTCCCAAGCCGCTGATGCGGGACGTCTCGAGGCTGGATCGGGAGGGCGGCTCGCTCGATGCGGTGCAGGAGGAGGTGAGGCCCGAGTCCGGCCCCCTCAAGCCGGGCCACCTTCGTACGGTCCGGAGGGATCCCCGGCTGCTGCCCAAGCCGAAGCCGAAGACGCCGCTGCGCGGGAAGCGCAAGAAGTGGATGGCGGCGAGTGAGTCCCGCCGGCTGTTCGCCGGGACGCTGCGCACGCGCAACCGGCACATCAGCGATCTGCTCCCGGACGAGGCGCAGCTGCAGCGGCTCGGCCTTCCGGTGTGGCGGGACGAGGGAGAGGTGGCCGTGGCGCTGGGCGTCTCCGTGAAGGAGCTGCGCTTCTTCTCCATCCACCGCGAGGCCGAGCGCGCTCCGCACTACGTCAGCTTCTCCATTCCCAAGCGCAACGGGGGGCGGCGGCTCATCATGGCGCCCAAGCGCCGGTTGAAGGCGTTGCAGCGCAAGCTCCTGCCGCTGCTGGTGGACAAGCTGCCGGTGAGCGGACATGCGCACGGCTTCCGGGCGGGGCGCTCCATTCGCACCGGAGCCGAGCCCCACGTGGGCAAGGCCGTGGTGTTGAAGATGGACCTCGCCGACTTCTTTCCCTCCGTCACGTACGTGCGGGTGCGCGGCCTGCTGATCGCGCTGGGCTATGGCTACACGGTGGCGGCCACGCTGGCCGCGCTGATGACGGAGGCCGAGCGCCAGCCGGTGGAGGTGAACGGTGTGCGGCTGCACGTGCCGGTAGGTCCGCGCGCCTGTGTGCAGGGGGCTCCGACGAGCCCGGGCCTGTGCAACGCGGTGGTGAGGCGATTGGACCTGCGGCTCGCGGGGCTCGCGCGCAAGCACGGCTTCTCCTTCACGCGCTACGCGGATGACCTGTGTTTCTCGGGGGCTCATTGGAGGCGTTGA
- a CDS encoding SMI1/KNR4 family protein yields MKIQWVPYLWTEPHPVDSQMLDRLEQQWKVKLPDLYRELVTTYQGMGPEPCAFNVGTGNDAFSVLLIVSAESEKKAYSVNEAHRILEPHVPVGISPFALTPGGEYLCFDYRNSPEQPRVVLVTVEMSIHPVADDFASFMNGLYSG; encoded by the coding sequence ATGAAGATCCAATGGGTTCCCTACTTGTGGACCGAACCCCATCCGGTGGACTCACAGATGCTCGACCGGCTCGAGCAGCAGTGGAAGGTCAAGCTACCTGATTTGTACAGGGAACTCGTCACCACATACCAGGGCATGGGACCAGAGCCTTGTGCCTTCAATGTCGGTACAGGCAATGACGCGTTCAGTGTCTTGTTGATCGTCAGCGCTGAGAGCGAAAAGAAAGCGTACTCCGTCAACGAGGCGCATCGCATACTGGAGCCGCATGTTCCAGTGGGGATTTCTCCCTTTGCCCTCACTCCCGGCGGTGAGTATTTGTGCTTCGACTACAGGAACTCACCAGAGCAGCCCAGGGTTGTCCTGGTGACAGTGGAGATGTCCATCCACCCCGTCGCAGACGATTTCGCGTCGTTCATGAATGGCCTCTACAGTGGATAA
- a CDS encoding SMI1/KNR4 family protein, which translates to MKISWEPYVWDAPHPVPPGALEVLERQWSVSLPDEYRSVVSIHQGMTPNPHIIDVGRGDSSICAFLTISEDESSRAYSIRDAHDLLKPHTPLGVYPFALTGSGEYICFDYRDTPSQPGIVLITVEMDIYPVANSFSEFLEKLHD; encoded by the coding sequence ATGAAGATTTCCTGGGAACCCTACGTCTGGGACGCACCGCATCCAGTACCACCAGGAGCGCTCGAAGTACTTGAACGACAGTGGAGCGTGTCACTTCCCGACGAATACAGGAGCGTCGTCTCCATTCATCAGGGAATGACTCCCAATCCGCACATCATCGATGTTGGCAGAGGCGATTCTTCCATATGTGCCTTCTTGACCATCAGCGAGGATGAATCGAGTCGCGCCTATTCCATACGGGATGCGCACGACCTCTTGAAGCCTCACACGCCGCTTGGCGTCTATCCTTTCGCCCTGACCGGCAGCGGCGAATACATATGCTTCGATTACAGAGACACTCCGAGCCAGCCAGGAATCGTTCTCATCACCGTCGAGATGGACATCTACCCCGTTGCGAACAGCTTCTCCGAGTTCCTGGAGAAGTTGCATGACTAG
- a CDS encoding HNH endonuclease, whose translation MSQVAGRLLVASLLLAACATDGTPVAGSVPGPHSRVQVRLETEEGPLRTFVPPRAMPVKVTPEQFDSAMARLVAGLELPSPSRHRLALTACGQSGQEEAGTALTRGYQFWCERRGTPGDCLSLLGNMPSLGAEARRTLALTIALGSVWEGSVDVWASMVDPVALQSMVMSAMAGYLAMLAFPNPVTQAAAVSFGCLMVAWLGVDTVWSLLQGWRQLELETQQARTFAEVREAGERFGRVMGAQVGRLLVMLATAALGSTTNLLMKGPRLPGHAQASLMARTQLSLELAAVGQVRQVLVGQGSITLTLAPGALAMASQGTDGGGQAPSKYHPPTIESWRKPRFTEDGKILPYQGTRNPPTPITNLGRNRAGQSITDGKHTIRFDKDGFPEFHSRFETILDDVHIGSGKSSAHQRAANTNMYRAIERAPNLAKELGLSQSDVSKLLKSDLPPSRYTWHHHQDVGRMQLVLREEHRLATPNTGGMAIWGGGYSP comes from the coding sequence ATGAGCCAGGTGGCGGGACGCCTGTTGGTGGCGAGCCTGCTGCTGGCCGCCTGCGCAACGGATGGGACACCGGTGGCCGGATCCGTTCCCGGCCCTCACAGCCGCGTCCAGGTCCGACTGGAGACGGAGGAAGGCCCCCTGCGGACCTTCGTCCCTCCGCGTGCAATGCCCGTGAAGGTGACGCCGGAGCAGTTCGACTCGGCCATGGCTCGGCTGGTGGCCGGATTGGAGCTCCCCTCCCCTTCCCGCCATCGGCTGGCGCTCACCGCCTGCGGCCAGTCCGGGCAGGAGGAGGCGGGCACGGCTCTGACACGGGGCTATCAGTTCTGGTGCGAGCGCCGGGGCACCCCGGGCGACTGTCTGTCGCTGCTGGGCAACATGCCTTCCCTGGGGGCCGAGGCACGACGAACGCTGGCACTCACCATCGCCCTGGGCTCGGTCTGGGAAGGCTCCGTGGATGTCTGGGCCAGCATGGTGGACCCGGTGGCCTTGCAGTCCATGGTGATGTCCGCCATGGCTGGCTATCTCGCCATGCTGGCGTTTCCCAATCCGGTGACGCAGGCGGCCGCCGTCTCCTTCGGCTGCCTCATGGTGGCCTGGCTGGGCGTGGACACGGTGTGGAGCCTGCTCCAGGGCTGGAGGCAGTTGGAGCTGGAGACCCAGCAAGCGCGCACCTTCGCCGAGGTGCGCGAGGCCGGTGAGCGCTTCGGCCGGGTGATGGGCGCGCAGGTGGGGCGCCTGCTGGTGATGCTGGCCACGGCCGCCCTCGGCTCGACAACGAACCTGCTCATGAAAGGGCCGCGGCTGCCGGGCCATGCGCAGGCCTCCCTCATGGCCAGGACTCAGTTGAGCCTGGAGCTGGCGGCAGTGGGTCAGGTGCGGCAGGTGCTGGTGGGCCAGGGCAGCATTACCCTCACGCTGGCTCCGGGAGCCCTCGCCATGGCCTCTCAGGGGACGGATGGGGGCGGACAGGCTCCGAGCAAGTACCACCCGCCGACCATCGAGTCCTGGCGCAAACCGAGGTTCACCGAGGATGGGAAGATCCTGCCCTACCAAGGCACCAGGAATCCGCCCACGCCCATCACGAACCTGGGCCGTAACCGGGCTGGGCAAAGTATCACGGACGGCAAGCACACGATTCGCTTCGACAAGGATGGGTTTCCCGAGTTCCATTCGAGGTTCGAAACCATCCTAGACGACGTCCACATAGGCAGCGGCAAGTCCTCGGCACATCAACGCGCAGCCAATACGAATATGTACCGGGCAATCGAGCGGGCCCCCAATCTCGCGAAGGAGCTCGGCTTGAGCCAGTCGGATGTATCCAAGCTCTTGAAATCGGACCTCCCCCCGAGCCGCTATACCTGGCATCACCATCAAGACGTTGGAAGGATGCAGTTGGTCCTACGCGAGGAGCATCGACTTGCCACCCCGAATACAGGTGGGATGGCCATATGGGGTGGAGGCTATTCACCATGA
- a CDS encoding SMI1/KNR4 family protein: MTTLKWIPYVWDEPHPATSREIEQLEHLLGIAFPKAYKEVATQYQGMTPHPAVFNVGRGTNVVNVLLTIIEDPQWRTYSVMRAYDAVKPHVPNGVYPFASTPGGEYLCFDYRGTPEQPKVTLVTVEMFIYPVADSFNDFMARLYDGDAPPA, translated from the coding sequence ATGACGACACTGAAATGGATACCCTATGTTTGGGACGAACCCCATCCAGCTACGTCTAGAGAGATAGAACAACTCGAGCATCTGTTGGGTATTGCTTTTCCCAAGGCCTACAAGGAAGTAGCCACCCAGTACCAGGGAATGACTCCCCATCCCGCTGTCTTCAACGTGGGCAGGGGCACCAATGTCGTCAATGTGCTCCTGACGATCATCGAAGACCCCCAGTGGCGCACATATTCCGTCATGCGTGCCTATGATGCGGTGAAGCCACATGTGCCCAATGGCGTCTACCCGTTCGCCAGCACCCCTGGTGGTGAGTACCTGTGCTTCGACTACAGAGGGACACCGGAGCAGCCCAAGGTCACCCTGGTCACTGTAGAGATGTTCATCTACCCCGTAGCGGACAGCTTCAATGACTTCATGGCCCGACTGTATGACGGCGATGCTCCGCCTGCGTAA
- a CDS encoding HNH endonuclease translates to MSQVAGRLLVASLLLAACATDGTPVAGSVPGTARGPHSRVQVRLETEEGPLRTFVPPRAMPVKVTPEQFDSAMARLVAGLELPSPSRHRLALTACGQSGQEEAGTALTRGYQFWCERRGTPGDCLSLLGNMPSLGAEARRTLALTIALGSVWEGSVDVWASMVDPVALQSMVMSAMAGYLAMLAFPNPVTQAAAVSFGCLMVAWLGVDTVWSLLQGWRQLELETQQARTFAEVREAGERFGRVMGAQVGRLLVMLATAALGSTTNLLMKGPRLPGHAQASLMARTQLSLELAAVGQVRQVLVGQGSITLTLAPGALAMASQGTDGGGQAPSKYHPPTIESWRKPRFTEDGKILPYKGTRDPPKPITNLGRNRAGQTITDGKNNVRFDKDGFAEFDTKFETILDDIHIGSGRSEQHMRAANRRLFDAIKSEPGLAKELGLSKTSIEQLLTLERAPRGYIWHHHQDVCRMQLVQEEAHILSRPHTGGMAIWGGGH, encoded by the coding sequence ATGAGCCAGGTGGCGGGACGCCTGTTGGTGGCGAGCCTGCTGCTGGCCGCCTGCGCAACGGATGGGACACCGGTGGCCGGATCCGTTCCCGGCACAGCGCGAGGTCCTCACAGCCGCGTCCAGGTCCGACTGGAGACGGAGGAAGGCCCCCTGCGGACCTTCGTCCCTCCGCGTGCAATGCCCGTGAAGGTGACGCCGGAGCAGTTCGACTCGGCCATGGCTCGGCTGGTGGCCGGATTGGAGCTCCCCTCCCCTTCCCGCCATCGGCTGGCGCTCACCGCCTGCGGCCAGTCCGGGCAGGAGGAGGCGGGCACGGCTCTGACACGGGGCTATCAGTTCTGGTGCGAGCGCCGGGGCACCCCGGGCGACTGTCTGTCGCTGCTGGGCAACATGCCTTCCCTGGGGGCCGAGGCACGACGAACGCTGGCACTCACCATCGCCCTGGGCTCGGTCTGGGAAGGCTCCGTGGATGTCTGGGCCAGCATGGTGGACCCGGTGGCCTTGCAGTCCATGGTGATGTCCGCCATGGCTGGCTATCTCGCCATGCTGGCGTTTCCCAATCCGGTGACGCAGGCGGCCGCCGTCTCCTTCGGCTGCCTCATGGTGGCCTGGCTGGGCGTGGACACGGTGTGGAGCCTGCTCCAGGGCTGGAGGCAGTTGGAGCTGGAGACCCAGCAAGCGCGCACCTTCGCCGAGGTGCGCGAGGCCGGTGAGCGCTTCGGCCGGGTGATGGGCGCGCAGGTGGGGCGCCTGCTGGTGATGCTGGCCACGGCCGCCCTCGGCTCGACAACGAACCTGCTCATGAAAGGGCCGCGGCTGCCGGGCCATGCGCAGGCCTCCCTCATGGCCAGGACTCAGTTGAGCCTGGAGCTGGCGGCAGTGGGTCAGGTGCGGCAGGTGCTGGTGGGCCAGGGCAGCATTACCCTCACGCTGGCTCCGGGAGCCCTCGCCATGGCCTCTCAGGGGACGGATGGGGGCGGACAGGCTCCGAGCAAGTACCACCCGCCGACCATCGAGTCCTGGCGCAAACCGAGGTTCACCGAGGATGGGAAGATCCTGCCCTACAAGGGGACGAGGGACCCGCCCAAGCCCATCACGAACCTGGGCCGCAACCGGGCCGGACAAACCATCACGGATGGCAAGAACAACGTCCGATTCGACAAGGATGGATTTGCAGAGTTCGATACGAAGTTCGAGACCATTCTGGATGATATCCACATTGGCAGTGGGCGCTCCGAACAGCACATGAGAGCAGCCAACCGAAGACTTTTCGATGCGATCAAGTCGGAGCCTGGTCTGGCCAAGGAGCTAGGGCTGAGCAAAACAAGCATCGAGCAACTCCTGACTCTGGAAAGAGCGCCCAGAGGATACATCTGGCACCATCATCAAGACGTCTGCAGGATGCAACTCGTACAAGAAGAAGCGCATATCCTCTCGCGCCCACATACGGGAGGCATGGCAATTTGGGGTGGAGGGCATTGA